One genomic region from Spirosoma sp. KCTC 42546 encodes:
- a CDS encoding DUF3137 domain-containing protein, with product MSILKKWFGPSKDEIWKQLAGEMSADFVDGGLWKGSKVQASVHEWTVTLDTYTVSTGKAYITYTRIRAPYVNKDGFRFKIYRKGFFSDLGKRLGMQDVEVGFLEFDDQFIIQGNDESKLQLLFKNLKIRELIEAQSDISLEVKDDDGWLGAKFPEGVDQLSFQVVGIIKDVERLKLLYTLFAEILNQLCRIGSAYEDDPHIALK from the coding sequence ATGAGCATACTGAAAAAATGGTTTGGCCCTTCTAAGGATGAAATCTGGAAGCAATTGGCCGGAGAAATGAGCGCTGATTTTGTGGATGGTGGCTTATGGAAAGGGAGTAAGGTACAGGCGAGTGTGCATGAGTGGACAGTAACCCTTGATACTTATACCGTATCGACAGGCAAAGCGTATATCACCTATACCCGAATTCGTGCCCCTTATGTGAACAAAGACGGGTTTCGATTCAAAATCTATCGGAAAGGATTTTTTAGCGATTTAGGTAAGCGGCTGGGTATGCAGGATGTTGAAGTGGGCTTCCTGGAATTTGATGATCAGTTTATTATTCAGGGTAATGACGAGTCCAAACTGCAACTCTTGTTTAAGAATCTAAAAATCCGGGAATTAATTGAGGCTCAGTCTGATATTAGTCTGGAAGTGAAAGATGACGACGGGTGGCTGGGGGCCAAATTTCCGGAAGGCGTAGATCAATTGTCGTTCCAGGTGGTCGGTATAATCAAAGACGTTGAGCGATTAAAGTTGCTCTATACACTCTTCGCCGAAATCCTCAATCAACTTTGCCGTATCGGATCGGCCTATGAAGATGATCCCCACATAGCGCTCAAATAG
- a CDS encoding PDZ domain-containing protein: MKTFRLLLLVSTTLFFQFSTAKPTVPLVYEVNLNDRADDEFKVTLHVSGLTSDNAVYQFASTAPGTYQIMDIGRYVRSFKAFDSKGKEVKTQQVSTNQWKFDQPEKVRTVQYSIAETWDTPINEHKPYNMCGTSIENDHVLINGQGVFGFPTGMQTAPIELKLNYPANWTVGTALEKNEKGYFTASTYDRIVDSPILLGRLTKATTTVAGAQIDVYTYSKSDKIKSDQLLNNMQSMLTAAGQFLKQLPVKRYTFLYHFEDQDWGAWEHSYSSEYVIKEDEFTKKLADNMTSIAAHEFFHVVTPLNIHSEIIEQFNFVTPTPSEHLWLYEGVTEWASDAMQLRGQIMDLPTYFGELSQKIAYDKSVDTTYSLSKLGLTCYTDEGQRQYGNIYSRGALVAGLLDIRLLELSKGTRGLREVINELAATYGPNKAFPEKEFFDIFTQKTYPEIADFFNRYIKAAEPLPFSEYYGKLGITYTPAMATGEKTATLGMKPAFTGTKFVLTRLADPLLKAGLQENDEWTAFNGQPLSMDNIGKIQADLKKLKPGDTYEVTVRRNGQDITVKNAMLEKEGVKQYVFELNPQATPEQVQLREVWMRNL, from the coding sequence ATGAAGACATTCCGCTTGCTTTTGCTGGTTTCAACCACGCTTTTTTTTCAGTTCTCCACTGCCAAACCAACCGTTCCGTTGGTGTATGAAGTGAACCTCAACGACCGGGCCGACGATGAGTTTAAGGTGACCCTACATGTGAGTGGATTGACCTCAGATAACGCTGTTTACCAGTTTGCTTCGACTGCGCCCGGTACGTATCAGATTATGGACATCGGCCGCTACGTTCGGTCGTTTAAAGCGTTTGATAGCAAAGGGAAAGAGGTAAAAACCCAGCAGGTTTCTACCAACCAGTGGAAATTTGATCAGCCCGAAAAAGTACGGACGGTTCAATACAGCATTGCCGAAACCTGGGACACGCCGATCAACGAACACAAGCCCTACAATATGTGTGGTACATCTATCGAAAATGATCACGTATTGATCAACGGGCAGGGCGTGTTCGGATTTCCAACCGGTATGCAGACCGCACCTATCGAACTGAAACTTAATTACCCCGCCAACTGGACGGTTGGAACTGCTTTAGAAAAAAATGAGAAGGGTTATTTCACCGCGTCAACCTATGACCGGATCGTGGATTCACCCATTCTACTGGGTCGCCTGACCAAAGCCACAACCACGGTTGCCGGTGCCCAGATCGACGTGTATACCTACTCGAAAAGTGATAAGATCAAATCGGACCAACTGCTGAATAACATGCAGTCGATGCTGACGGCGGCTGGTCAGTTTTTGAAGCAATTGCCGGTGAAGCGCTATACGTTTCTGTACCATTTCGAAGATCAGGATTGGGGTGCCTGGGAGCATTCGTATAGCTCCGAGTACGTGATCAAAGAAGACGAATTCACGAAGAAGCTGGCGGATAACATGACGTCAATTGCAGCCCATGAATTCTTTCATGTGGTCACCCCGTTGAATATCCACAGCGAGATTATTGAACAGTTCAACTTTGTTACGCCTACACCTTCGGAACACCTGTGGCTCTATGAGGGCGTAACGGAATGGGCCAGCGACGCCATGCAGTTGCGTGGTCAGATTATGGACCTTCCAACCTATTTTGGTGAACTGAGCCAGAAAATTGCCTACGACAAAAGTGTGGATACAACCTACAGTCTGAGCAAACTGGGGCTTACCTGCTATACCGACGAAGGTCAGCGTCAGTATGGCAACATCTACTCCCGTGGTGCCTTAGTCGCTGGCTTACTGGATATTCGGTTACTGGAACTCTCGAAGGGAACACGGGGTCTCCGCGAAGTGATCAATGAATTGGCTGCTACCTACGGACCGAACAAAGCGTTTCCTGAGAAAGAGTTCTTCGACATCTTCACCCAAAAGACCTACCCGGAAATTGCGGATTTCTTTAATCGGTACATAAAAGCAGCCGAACCATTGCCCTTCAGCGAGTACTACGGGAAGTTGGGCATTACCTACACGCCCGCCATGGCTACTGGAGAGAAAACGGCCACGCTAGGCATGAAGCCCGCATTTACCGGCACTAAGTTTGTGCTAACCAGATTGGCCGACCCCTTACTGAAAGCTGGTTTGCAGGAAAACGACGAGTGGACGGCATTCAATGGCCAACCACTCAGCATGGACAACATTGGGAAAATTCAGGCTGATCTGAAGAAACTGAAGCCTGGCGATACCTACGAAGTAACGGTGCGCCGGAATGGGCAGGACATCACGGTAAAAAACGCCATGCTTGAAAAAGAAGGAGTAAAGCAATACGTTTTTGAGCTTAATCCACAAGCGACACCTGAGCAGGTGCAGTTGCGGGAGGTCTGGATGCGAAACCTCTAG
- a CDS encoding glycine zipper domain-containing protein: MKKTHQVVTLVMLTILTLGQVAEAQAIKGWGTGTNGAVIGAGTGAAIGAIINKRNRVVGGVAGGVLGGAAGYAIGKKSKRRWSPQATGTAVGAGAGAAAGAIINKRNRVVGGVVGGVVGGAAGYAIGKHKDNKNKAEAARVAAAERAAAERAAADRAAANQAAQARAVAQKTAPANEPVAKPGMAAAVAGAQNQPVSLIDTTQPVVSYVLKAGYLPNDTYGDPLSPYPTSEYRRKSW; the protein is encoded by the coding sequence ATGAAAAAGACTCATCAGGTTGTTACGCTGGTTATGCTGACAATCCTTACGCTTGGTCAGGTCGCTGAAGCCCAGGCAATAAAAGGCTGGGGTACTGGAACAAACGGGGCTGTAATTGGTGCCGGAACGGGTGCTGCTATTGGCGCTATTATTAATAAACGAAACCGTGTTGTAGGCGGTGTGGCTGGTGGCGTATTGGGCGGTGCCGCCGGATATGCAATCGGGAAAAAGTCCAAACGGCGCTGGAGTCCGCAGGCAACGGGTACCGCCGTAGGCGCTGGTGCTGGTGCGGCTGCTGGAGCGATCATCAATAAACGCAACCGCGTTGTGGGTGGCGTAGTTGGTGGGGTTGTTGGTGGTGCTGCCGGGTATGCCATTGGTAAGCATAAAGACAACAAGAACAAAGCCGAAGCGGCTCGGGTTGCCGCTGCAGAACGGGCAGCTGCCGAGCGTGCCGCTGCTGATCGTGCTGCCGCTAATCAGGCCGCCCAAGCGAGAGCTGTTGCGCAGAAGACCGCTCCTGCCAATGAACCTGTTGCTAAGCCCGGTATGGCTGCAGCCGTTGCAGGAGCGCAGAATCAGCCGGTTAGTCTGATTGATACTACGCAACCCGTGGTATCCTATGTATTGAAGGCTGGTTACCTGCCGAATGATACCTATGGTGATCCGCTGTCGCCCTATCCAACATCCGAATACCGCCGAAAAAGCTGGTAA